The window CAATCCCTCTCCATAAAGGAAAAGCTAAACTCAGTTGAAATTTTACTTCGTCATGTAAAGCATCATCACCCCAATTATAGGTTTGTATCGCTTCCTTATTTATTGATGAAGTATAAGTATAAATAATGTAGTTAGACTCATATGGATAAAGTACAAAAGGATTATCGTAATTTTGTAATAAACCCGAAATAATACTCCCTCTTATTGGCTTGTTATCTGTAACTTCTTGCGAATTTGGCGTATCCGATTTTTCTGCCGCAAATAATGATACGGACCAAAAACAGAGCACTACACTAAGTAATTTGTGAAAAATGCGCATTCTGTTATTCCTATTTTGTACATTCCCAAAAAAAGTTTTTCTCATTTTACACATAAAATCTGATAACTGCTGAAAGATTATTCGTTCATTTGCTAGAGACATATTTTATACATAGTGGTAACTTATTGTTCACATATTTTTAAAGGAATAAAGCAGATGAATGACCATACTTACACATTAGAAGAAGCCAGTAAGCTCATGAGTGATGCATTTATCTATAAAATGCCTTTTAATCACCTTTTAGGCATCGAATTAGCACATATGAGCGATGATTTTGTCCAACTGACCATTAATAATCGTCCAGAATTGATAGGCAATTTCACACAAAATATCCTGCATGGTGGCGTGATCGCATCCCTATTAGATGTTGCCGGCGGCATGGTATGTATTAACCGCATTCTTCAACGTATCACCCCATTAATCCATCAAGATATCGTTGAGAAAATGTCAAAAATGGGCACCATCGATCTACGAGTTGATTATTTACGTCCTGGTCGCGGTGAAGTTTTTACGGCTAGTGCAAGTTTACTGCGCGACGGTAATAAAATTGCCGTGACTCGTTGTGAATTACATAATGAACGTAACCAGCATATTGCTACAGCCACTGCGACTTATCTAATTGGATGAAAATAAAAAGTAAAAATTTAGTTACTTACTCAACTAATGACTTGTAAAAAAACTCGAGCAATGTCACATTAATAAGGTCATAAATCGAGCCAATATTTTCTTTGGCTCGATATCTCAATCGACTTACTTTTAGCCGTTTATTCGAATTCAGAGTCAATAATGAACCAACAAAACACCATTAAGGGTGTCTTATGCGCCTTGGGCGCCTATTTAATTTGGGGCGTCGCACCTATTTATTTTAAAACCATCCAAGAGGTGCCAGCAGAAGAAATACTGACTCACCGTATTATTTGGTCATTTTTCTTTATGTTGGTCTTATTAACGGCCACTAGGCATTGGAGCTATATGCGCCAAGTGTTAAAACACCCTAAAAAAATTCTGATTTTGGGTGTCACTGCGGTAACCATTGCTTCCAACTGGCTAATTTATATTTGGGCTGTCAATAATGGTCATATGTTACAAGCTAGCCTAGGCTATTTTATAAACCCTTTAGTCAACGTCTTGTTTGGCATGCTATTTCTACAAGAACGTTTTCGCCGCATGCAGTGGATTGCCGTCTGTTTAGCGCTCATGGGAGTGCTGATCCAACTATGGCAATTTGGTTCAGTGCCGATCATTGGGTTAAGCCTTGCGGTCACTTTTGCAACTTACGGTTTATTGCGTAAAAAACTGGGGGTTGATGCTCAAATTGGCATGACATTCGAGACACTCTGGTTATTACCTGTCGGCATCATCTTCTTACTATTCTTTGC of the Providencia stuartii genome contains:
- a CDS encoding thioesterase family protein, translated to MNDHTYTLEEASKLMSDAFIYKMPFNHLLGIELAHMSDDFVQLTINNRPELIGNFTQNILHGGVIASLLDVAGGMVCINRILQRITPLIHQDIVEKMSKMGTIDLRVDYLRPGRGEVFTASASLLRDGNKIAVTRCELHNERNQHIATATATYLIG
- the rarD gene encoding EamA family transporter RarD, whose protein sequence is MNQQNTIKGVLCALGAYLIWGVAPIYFKTIQEVPAEEILTHRIIWSFFFMLVLLTATRHWSYMRQVLKHPKKILILGVTAVTIASNWLIYIWAVNNGHMLQASLGYFINPLVNVLFGMLFLQERFRRMQWIAVCLALMGVLIQLWQFGSVPIIGLSLAVTFATYGLLRKKLGVDAQIGMTFETLWLLPVGIIFLLFFADSPTSNMTMNDWHLNVLLILAGVITTVPLLLFTEAANHLRLSTLGFFQYLGPTIMFLLAVFIYGEQMTSELLVTFGFIWVALILFTLDALYTQRRLRR